The sequence below is a genomic window from Oscillospiraceae bacterium.
TCTGAATATGAAGTGCTGTATACATTTTTCATATAATGGATCAAATCCGCATCCCCAAGATAGCGCACGTGCATGCTTCCAAATGTACTCCCCTGTTTTGTAAGGGAGTCGTAGCTAAAAAGGGTCGATTTGGCATCAGGATAATCCGCTTTAATTTTTTCCTCAATGTGTATGATAGACTTTTCGAGCAAAAAACTATCATATAAGATGGTGGGATGGCCTTGGATCCATTTCTTTTCATTGTCATGGGCGTATACGGCATTTTCGATGACACTGATTGCATTCTTATGGAAACCGATTGTAAAATTGTAATCATCCTCGAAAACGATGACAATCCCTTTCAAAAGGCGCTCATAATCCACCGATACGCTTTGGTAGCCCATAGTACTGGCATCCCTTATGATGTAGTCCAGCCTATCTACATCAATCACAGAGGAATGAAGCATTTTAATTAGGCAGTTTAACAACTGTTTTCTCTTAATTTCATCATGCTCCGCGGTATCCATGCTCAAGTAATCATCTCTACTCAGTAGATTTGCATCCGTGTATGTAGTACCGGTGATACAACGAGCAAAAAAAGATTTGTCAAGATCATCCCGAAAGTAAGCCTGATTTCCACCAAACGCCTCAATTGCGACGATGCAGCTCATAATCTCATGAGGCGCCGGGTTTTCGCCTGCCGATGTAAGAAAGACGGGGTCACTTGTTAAGTACGAGAGATGTTTGCGGTAATTATACTTTTTGGCATCCTCTAAATTTTGTTTGGCATCTGCGCGCTCTTTACCTGTACCAGCTTGGTCAATTTTCTGTTGAAATACCTCTGCATCATATGGCAGCAGCTTCTCACTTTTACTGGTGCGGTAAAATTCCTCTCCGGTATGCGAAAACGGGGAATGTCCCACATCATGTAGCAAGCAAGCCAGCTCAAACAAAAACTGATACCTTTTCCATTCCTCAACTTGAAATAAACCCCTGAGTTCGCCGAGAATGTTAGTCTTCTGCTGCTCATGGTATAAAAGCGATTTCTCCAGTGCGGAAAACGCCATTTTCCCCAGATGATAAACGCCAATCGAATGGACAAAACGGTTATGCAGGGAGGCGGGATAGAGGGGCGCATAGCTTGTTTGACGGATGTTCCTCAATCTTTGGAATGTATCTGTATCAATAATGTCATATACAATATCTTCATCCAGTTCGATATATCCGTAAACCGGATCCTTTATTTTTTTCGTACTCAAACGGCAACACCGAGCTCCCGGATGGCATCCGGTGCCATAAATGCATCGACTAGTTTGACACTCATAGTCCACCTGAAGTAACTCTTCAGGTCATCAGGATTTACGGCGTCTTTCAGCTTAAAAATTCCCTGCCCTGCACCGCCGAAGTCAACTTCAAAAAATTCGGAGTAATTTTCCACCATGTCAATCTGATACTTTTTAGATAACAAAAGTACGGCTTCCTCGCCGGACTGCTGCTGTAGGAGCCGGACTATCTGCAGGCCATAACGAACTAGGGTATCGAATGAAACCTCCCGTTTACCACTCTTATCCATCAGCTCAATCAGTGCGTTTGCAGCCAAGCTTTCAATACCAATAAACGTATACATTATTTATTGCCCCCTAAGTTATTTTGTGGTGTCGCCACCATAACGACGATCTACTGTCTCATGCTGTGTCGCTGATTTCTTTGATGGAATTCCTGTATCGTAATTACAGGGGAAAAAGCAGATACATTTCTATTATATATAATTGTGGTGTCCAAAGCAAGCGATTTTTACTCCACAAATATTGCTCGCCGGAGGAGGCATCCCTCCTCCGGCGAGCGATATTGTACCAGCGGTATGTAGGCTGGGATCAGCAGAGCTGCTCCAGCACCCCGCGCAGAAGCCACGCGTGGGCGTTCTCGTCCCCGGCCAGCTCCACGTAGAGCTCCCGCAGGCAGGGGTCGGTGCACTCCTCCGCGGCGGCCAGGTAGGCGGCCTCGCCCCGCTGCTCCTCCGCAAAGCGGTCCCGCAGGGCCCCGAGGAAGGTGCCCACCGGCATGGGCTGGGCCCGGTCCACGGGGAGGTAGCGCACCCCGGAGATCAGGAAATAAGCGGTGGACAGCCGTTTGGCGTGCCGCCGCTCGTCGGCCGCAATGGTGGACAGCACCCTGGCGCCGCCGCTCTGGGCGCGGCGGGCGAGGAGCTGGTAGGTGCGCCAGTCGCACAGCTCACTGTCGATAAAAGCCTGGAGCTGCGCGCCGTACACGGCGGAGGAGGAGCCCAGGCAGGGCACGCCGTCCTCCGCCGCCTCCATCCGGGGCTGCGGGCAGGCCGGCTCCACCAGGGCCGGAGGCGCGCAGCAGGGATCGGGCACAAACATATCCGGCAGGGGCATGGCCGCGCAGGGGTCCGGCTCCGGGTCGGGCGGCGCGGCGCAGGGGTCGGCGCCGGGGGTCACGCAGGGGTTGGACGGGGTGGACGCGGCCGTGGGCGCCGCCCGGCCGCCGGGCTCCAGGGTGAAGGGGCAGTCCGGCCGGTCCTCGGGCATGACCCGCCGCCACACCCGCTCGAAAACCTCGCGGTCGCACACGCCGTCAGGCGACAGCACAGCGCCGCAGGGCAGCTTATCTTGTTCCATGGCATTTGCCTCCTAATCTCAGTGGATTTCAGTCCATACTATGCAATGAGGGGAAGAAATGCCCCGGAGCCTTGTAATCCCTGTCAAAGGGTGGTATAATAACTAATCCTAGAGAATTACAGTACAAAGGAGCAACGGCTTATGCTGGAAATCAAGGGCCTAACCTATCAGGTTCAGAGCGAGGGCGAGGAGCTGGGCATCCTGAACGACGTGTCCCTCACTGTGGAGGACAACAAATTCGTCGTCATCACCGGGCCCAACGGGGGCGGCAAGACCACCCTGGCGCGGGCCATTATGGGCCTTATCCAGCCCACGGGGGGCAGCATCCGCTGGAACGGCGAGGACGTGACCCACAAGTCCATCACCGAGCGCGCCCGCCTGGGCATCAGCTACGGCTTTCAGCAGCCCCCCCGCTTCAAGGGCCTGCGGGTGCGGGATCTGCTCTCCCTGGCCTCGGGCCGGGCGGATTTGACCCACGAGGAGGGCTGCCAGTATCTGACCAAGGTCGGACTGTGCGCCCACGACTATATCGACCGCGAGGTGGACGCCTCCCTCTCCGGCGGCGAGGTCAAGCGCATCGAGATCGCCACCATCCTGGCCCGCAGGGCGGGACTGATGATCTTTGACGAGCCGGAGGCGGGCATCGACCTGTGGTCCTTCGCCCGGCTGACCGACACCTTCAAGGCCATCCACGCCAGGCGGGAGGCCACCCTGCTGGTCATCTCCCACCAGGAGCGGATCATCGATCTGGCCGACGAGATTGTGATGATCCAGGAGGGCAAGGTGGCCAAGCACGGCCCCAAGGAGGAGATTTTCCCCCAGATCCTGGCCAACACGGTGGCCGGGTGCAGCTATATGAACGGGGAGGCGTAGGGTATGGACAAAACCGATTGGAAGCTCCTGAAGGAGATCGCCGACCTGGAGCAGACGCCCCAGGGGGCCTATAACATCCGCCGCAACGGCGCGCTGGACTCCCGCGCCTCCACGGCGAACATCGAGATCACCACCAAGGAGGACCAGCCCGGCATCGACATCCGCATCAAGCCCGGCACCAAGCACGAGTCGGTACACATCCCGGTGATCATCAGCGACACGGGGTACAGCGAGCTGGTGTACAACGACTTCTTTGTGGGCGACGACTGCGACGTGGACATCGTGGCGGGCTGCGGCATCCACAACACCGGCTGCGAGACCGCCCAGCACGACGGCATCCACACCTTCTATGTGGGCAAAAACGCCCACGTGCGCTACGTGGAGCGGCACTACGGCGAGGGGGAGGGCACCGGCAAGCGCATCATGAACCCCCAGACCGTGGTCTACCTGGAGGAGGGGGCCTCCATCGAGATGGAGACCACTCAGATCCGGGGCGTGGACTCCACCAAGCGGGAGACCAAGGTGGTGGCCGGCAGGGGGGCCGAGGTGGTCATCACCGAGAAGCTGCTCACCCACGGCGACCAGACCGCCGAGAGCGACATGGAGATTATCCTGGACGGCGAGGACGCCAGCGGGCGGGTCATCTCCCGCTCCGTGGCCCAGGACGGCTCCCAGCAGGTCTTTTACCCCAAGATGACGGGCAACGCCAAGTGCTTCGGCCACGTGCAGTGCGACTCCATCATCATGGGCACGGCGAAAATCTCCTCCATCCCGGCCATCGTGGCCAACAGCGTGGACGCCCAGCTGATCCACGAGGCCGCCATCGGCCGCATCGCGGGGGACCAGATCCTCAAGCTGATGACCCTGGGCCTGACGGAGGAAGAGGCGGAGGAGAAGATTCTCGATGGATTCCTACAGTAAGCTCTTTGAACGGGTGAACGCCCCCGGCGAGTTCGCCGGGGTGAACCACATCCGTGTCACCGTAATCCGGGAGGACTACGCCGAGGGGGAGCTCACCGTGGGCCCCGACAGCCTTAACCCCCACGGCATCGTCCACGGCGGCTGCCTGTCCACCCTGGCGGACACGGTGGGCGGCGTGGCGGCCTCCACCCGGGGCGGCAAATGCGTCACCCTCAACAACACCATGAACTACCTGGCCCCGGCCACCGGGGCGGTCATCCGCTGCGCGGCTCGGCCCCAGAAGGTGGGGCGCACGGTGAGCGTGTTCGACACGGTGCTCACCGACGAGGCGGGGCGCACCGTGGCCACCGGCACCTATACCTTCTACGTCAGGCGGGACTGACACACGCCCGGAGCCATACGGCTCCGGGCGTGTTTTTTTCTCAGTCAGGCAGATCGTCCTGCTTCAGCAGGGCCTTCTGGCAGCGCTCCACGTAGTGCAGGTCGCAGAAGCGGATGACGGCGGCGGCCAGCACCAGGATGCTGGCCCACACGTTGCTCTGGGCCGAGCGCTTAGCCACGCAGTCGTCCCCCTGGGCGGCGCTCTCCAGAGTGGTCATGGCCAGGGAGAGGAAAAAGCCCAGCGCGCCGATGACGATGGCCCCGGAGGCGCACTTGATGGGGAAAACCGGGGGCGCGGCGGCGGCCGCCTCCGTGTCCCCGCAGATGGTGTCCACCAGCTGCCCCCGCTGGATAAGCACGGACCACAGGGAGAGTAGCACGGAGAAGATAATGAGCAGCAAAAAGCGCAGGGACTCGTTCACCGTGTCCAGCTGCCCGCACAGCACGTCTTTCTGCCCGTTTTCCTCCATACCGCCGCCCCCTTCCGCCTTTGCCCCCATTCTATGCCGGAGGGGGGCCGTGCGTTTCCCGGCCGGACTTCAGACTTTTTTCAGCCTGGGGTGTTAAACTGGGTAAAACGGGAGGGGAGGCGGCGGGAATGGCGGAACGGGAGACACCCCCGGCGGGCCGCCGGGGGCGCTGGGTGGGGATCGTGCTGGCGCTGCTGCTGGCGGCCATCCTGGCCGGCGGGCTGCTCCGCCTGTGCGCCGCGCACCGCTTTACCACCCGGCGCTGGGTGGAGGAGCCGGAGGCCCGGGGGAACCTGGTGTCCAGCCTGCTGGCGCGGTACGAGCTGGTGGGCATGACCCGGGAGGAGGTGCTCGCGCTGCTGGGCGGGGACTCCGGGCCGGACGGCTACGGAAAGACGGAGCACAACCTCTCCTACTGCCTGGGACTGGAGCAGTTCTTCCCCATCGACGACTGGTGGCTGATCCTGGAGCTGGAGGACGGGGTGGTGACGGGGTACCGGATCGCGCAGTCGTGAAAGGAGCCCGGCCGCGTCAGCGGCCGGGCTCCTGTGCGTTTTATTCCCTCATCCCGCCGAACTCGGACAGGGTGAGGCCCTTGTTGCGCTCCTGGGTCCAGTTGATGGACCACTGGGAGGCGAACAGCAGCAGCTGGTTGCCCTTGTAGTCCTCCACCAGCTTCACGTCGGTGCCCAGGATGAGGTCCTCCTCCTTCACCGGCTCGCCGCTCTCGGTCTCGATCCAGCGCAGGTACTCGAAGGGCAGGCCCTCGGTGAAGATGTCCACGTTGTACTCGCCCTTGAGGCGGTACTCCAGCACGTCGAACTGCAGGGTGCCCACCACGCCCACAATAACCTCCTCCATGCCGGTATAGGGGGTCTTGAAGATCTGGATGGCGCCCTCCTGGGCGATCTGCTCCATGCCCTTCAAAAACTGCTTGCGCTTCATGGTGTCCAGGGGGCGCACCCGCTGGAAGTGCTCGGGGGCGAAGGTGGGGATGGGGTCGAATTCAAACTTTTTGCCCGGGGTGCACAGGGTGTCCCCGATGGAAAAGACGCCGGGGTCGAACACGCCGATGATGTCCCCGGCGTAGGCCTCCTCGATGATCTCCCGCTCGGCGGCCATGAGCTGCTGGGGCCGGGAGAGCTTGATCTTCTTGCCCCCCTGGACGTGGTAGACCTCTTTTTCCGCGTCGAAGCGGCCGGAGACCACCCGCATGAAGGCGATCCGGTCCCGGTGGGCCTTATTCATATTGGCCTGGATCTTAAAGACAAAGGCGGAGAAGTCGTCGTCCTGGGAGTCCACCAGCGCATCTCCCGCCAGCCTGGGCAGGGGGGGCGTGGTCATGCGCAGAAAGTCCTCCAAAAAGGGCTCCACGCCGAAGTTGGTGAGGGCGGAGCCGAAGAACACGGGGGAGAGCCTGCCGTGGCGCACCCGCTCCATGTCGAACTCGCAGGCCGCGCCGTCCAGCAGCTCCACGTCGTCGCTGAGCTGGCTGTGGAGCTTCGCGCCGATGAGATCGTCCAGGTTGGGGTCCCCCAGGGCCACCTGGGTGGCGGTGGCCGCCCGGGCCCCGCCGTTGCTGGTGAAGTGGATGATCTGCCGCTTGGCGCGGTCGTAGACCCCCTTGAACTCCTTGCCGCAGCCGATGGGCCAGTTGACGGGGTAGGTGTCGATGCCCAGCTCCTTCTCGATCTCCTCGCACAGCTCGAAGGGGTCCCGGGCCTCCCGGTCCATCTTGTTGATAAAGGTGAAAATGGGGATGTCCCGCAGCACGCAGACCTTGAAGAGCTTGCGGGTCTGGGCCTCCACGCCCTTGGCCGCGTCGATGACCATCACGGCGGAGTCGGCCGCCATCAGGGTGCGGTAGGTGTCCTCGGAGAAGTCCTGGTGGCCGGGGGTG
It includes:
- the prfC gene encoding peptide chain release factor 3; this encodes MSNYESEISRRRTFAIISHPDAGKTTLTEKFLLYGGAIAQAGAVKGKKNSRAATSDWMEIEKQRGISVTSSVMQFQYEGYCINILDTPGHQDFSEDTYRTLMAADSAVMVIDAAKGVEAQTRKLFKVCVLRDIPIFTFINKMDREARDPFELCEEIEKELGIDTYPVNWPIGCGKEFKGVYDRAKRQIIHFTSNGGARAATATQVALGDPNLDDLIGAKLHSQLSDDVELLDGAACEFDMERVRHGRLSPVFFGSALTNFGVEPFLEDFLRMTTPPLPRLAGDALVDSQDDDFSAFVFKIQANMNKAHRDRIAFMRVVSGRFDAEKEVYHVQGGKKIKLSRPQQLMAAEREIIEEAYAGDIIGVFDPGVFSIGDTLCTPGKKFEFDPIPTFAPEHFQRVRPLDTMKRKQFLKGMEQIAQEGAIQIFKTPYTGMEEVIVGVVGTLQFDVLEYRLKGEYNVDIFTEGLPFEYLRWIETESGEPVKEEDLILGTDVKLVEDYKGNQLLLFASQWSINWTQERNKGLTLSEFGGMRE
- a CDS encoding Fe-S cluster assembly protein SufD, which produces MDKTDWKLLKEIADLEQTPQGAYNIRRNGALDSRASTANIEITTKEDQPGIDIRIKPGTKHESVHIPVIISDTGYSELVYNDFFVGDDCDVDIVAGCGIHNTGCETAQHDGIHTFYVGKNAHVRYVERHYGEGEGTGKRIMNPQTVVYLEEGASIEMETTQIRGVDSTKRETKVVAGRGAEVVITEKLLTHGDQTAESDMEIILDGEDASGRVISRSVAQDGSQQVFYPKMTGNAKCFGHVQCDSIIMGTAKISSIPAIVANSVDAQLIHEAAIGRIAGDQILKLMTLGLTEEEAEEKILDGFLQ
- a CDS encoding ABC transporter ATP-binding protein; this translates as MLEIKGLTYQVQSEGEELGILNDVSLTVEDNKFVVITGPNGGGKTTLARAIMGLIQPTGGSIRWNGEDVTHKSITERARLGISYGFQQPPRFKGLRVRDLLSLASGRADLTHEEGCQYLTKVGLCAHDYIDREVDASLSGGEVKRIEIATILARRAGLMIFDEPEAGIDLWSFARLTDTFKAIHARREATLLVISHQERIIDLADEIVMIQEGKVAKHGPKEEIFPQILANTVAGCSYMNGEA
- a CDS encoding phenylacetic acid degradation protein PaaD yields the protein MDSYSKLFERVNAPGEFAGVNHIRVTVIREDYAEGELTVGPDSLNPHGIVHGGCLSTLADTVGGVAASTRGGKCVTLNNTMNYLAPATGAVIRCAARPQKVGRTVSVFDTVLTDEAGRTVATGTYTFYVRRD